A part of Streptococcus porcinus genomic DNA contains:
- a CDS encoding ABC transporter ATP-binding protein, translated as MSNETILNVKNLHVDFKTYAGDVKAIRDINFELYKGETLAIVGESGSGKSVTTRTLMGLNAKNASISGDIDFKGKKLNNLKEEEWVKVRGKEIAMIFQDPMTSLDPTMKIGKQIAEAILIHESVSKKEALDRALKLMHQVGIPNAEEHINDYPHQWSGGMRQRAVIAIALAANPEILIADEPTTALDVTIQNQILKLMKGLQSQISSSIIFITHDLGVVAGMADRVAVMYAGKIVEYGTVDEVFYNPQHPYTWGLLKSMPTTDTEAGTLESIPGTPPDLLNPPKGDAFAARNEFALDIDHEEEPPMFKVSDTHFAATWLLDERAPKVIPPVQIQKRWKKWAEKNGGQA; from the coding sequence ATGTCAAATGAAACAATCTTAAATGTTAAAAACCTCCACGTTGATTTCAAAACTTATGCTGGAGATGTTAAAGCTATCCGAGATATCAATTTCGAATTGTATAAGGGTGAGACCTTGGCAATCGTCGGTGAATCTGGATCAGGAAAGTCAGTGACTACCCGGACCTTAATGGGGTTGAATGCAAAAAATGCAAGTATTTCAGGTGATATTGACTTTAAAGGAAAAAAACTCAATAACTTAAAAGAGGAAGAATGGGTTAAAGTTCGTGGAAAAGAAATTGCCATGATTTTCCAAGATCCAATGACTAGTTTGGATCCTACCATGAAAATTGGTAAGCAAATTGCTGAAGCGATTCTAATCCATGAGTCAGTATCTAAGAAAGAAGCCTTAGATCGTGCTTTGAAATTGATGCATCAAGTAGGTATTCCTAATGCTGAAGAGCACATCAATGACTATCCTCACCAGTGGTCGGGTGGTATGCGACAACGGGCCGTTATTGCTATCGCCTTAGCAGCTAATCCGGAGATATTGATTGCTGATGAACCAACAACTGCCCTTGATGTTACTATTCAAAATCAAATTTTGAAATTAATGAAAGGCTTGCAGTCGCAAATTTCATCATCTATTATCTTTATTACTCATGACTTAGGAGTTGTTGCAGGTATGGCGGATCGTGTTGCGGTTATGTATGCTGGAAAAATTGTTGAATATGGTACAGTTGATGAAGTCTTCTACAATCCACAGCATCCCTATACTTGGGGCCTCTTAAAATCAATGCCGACAACAGATACAGAAGCTGGTACTTTAGAATCAATTCCAGGTACACCACCGGACTTACTAAATCCACCAAAAGGTGATGCTTTTGCAGCTCGTAACGAATTTGCTTTAGACATTGACCATGAAGAAGAACCTCCAATGTTTAAAGTTAGTGACACGCATTTTGCTGCTACTTGGCTGTTAGATGAGCGTGCACCAAAAGTTATTCCTCCAGTTCAAATACAAAAACGTTGGAAGAAATGGGCTGAAAAGAACGGAGGTCAAGCTTAA
- a CDS encoding ABC transporter permease: MLEEKKSFKLVGVGSVDQQEKIEKPALSFLEDAWRRLKKNKLAVISMVFLVSLLVFAVGSSFIVSKNDANSFDSKEVNTYRNLPPKLSSSLPFWNGSITYAGNTEPNDAYADQGVPENKKFLLGTDSLGRSIGKRITVGIRISLLIAIVATLIDLIIGVTYGLISGFTGGKVDTLMQRIIEVISSIPNLVIVTMLGLLLGNGVLSIIISIAIVGWTSMARQVRNLTLSYRERDFVLASRALGESNFKIAFKHVLPNISGIIIVQIMMTVPSAIMYESVLSAINLGVKPPTASLGSLITDAQENLQYFPYQVLLPALALVFISLAFILLGDGLRDAFDPKSSND; this comes from the coding sequence ATGCTAGAAGAAAAAAAATCATTTAAACTTGTTGGTGTCGGTTCAGTCGATCAACAAGAAAAAATTGAAAAGCCAGCCTTATCTTTCCTAGAAGATGCTTGGCGACGCTTGAAAAAGAATAAATTGGCTGTTATTTCGATGGTCTTTTTGGTCAGCTTATTAGTGTTTGCTGTTGGATCAAGTTTTATTGTATCTAAAAATGATGCTAATAGTTTTGATAGTAAAGAGGTTAATACTTATCGTAATTTGCCACCGAAGCTTAGCTCAAGTTTACCTTTTTGGAATGGTAGCATTACTTATGCTGGTAATACAGAGCCTAATGATGCCTATGCAGATCAAGGGGTACCAGAAAACAAAAAGTTTCTCTTGGGAACAGATAGTTTAGGACGCAGTATCGGAAAACGGATTACTGTGGGTATTCGTATCTCACTGTTGATTGCCATTGTTGCAACTTTAATTGACTTAATTATTGGTGTTACCTATGGTTTAATATCAGGCTTTACTGGTGGTAAAGTTGATACCCTCATGCAACGGATTATTGAAGTTATTTCATCAATTCCTAACTTAGTTATTGTAACAATGCTTGGCTTGCTCCTTGGAAATGGTGTCTTATCAATTATTATTTCAATTGCCATTGTTGGGTGGACATCAATGGCGCGTCAAGTCCGAAATTTAACCTTGTCCTACCGTGAACGAGATTTCGTTTTGGCATCACGTGCCTTGGGCGAAAGCAATTTTAAAATAGCGTTCAAGCATGTTCTTCCAAATATTTCGGGGATTATTATTGTCCAAATTATGATGACTGTTCCAAGTGCTATTATGTATGAATCGGTATTATCGGCCATTAATCTTGGTGTTAAGCCACCAACTGCTTCGTTAGGTTCTTTGATTACTGATGCTCAAGAAAACTTGCAATATTTCCCGTATCAGGTATTATTACCGGCACTTGCTCTTGTATTTATTTCGTTAGCCTTTATTTTATTAGGTGATGGCTTGCGTGATGCATTTGATCCAAAATCAAGTAATGACTAG